The DNA sequence TCAAGAAGCAGAATCTCCGGCTTAATCATCAAAGCCATAGCGATCAATACTCTGTGCCTTGTTCCATCACTAAGCTGCACAGGGAGCATGTCCATAATATCCATCGGCAATCCGAGATGGTTGAATATCCTTTCTACATCCGAACGATCGTATTTCCCGCCATTAAAGAGTTTCTTTATCTGGAATTCCACCGAATATCTTGGTTTCAAAATATTCATTGAATCTTGCCTGACATATATCCTCTTTTTCCTGAAATTCAAATAGTTATCCATTGAAAATATACTTTCGCCTTTATAGAAAATATCACCACTACTTCTTAAAAGTTCTCCAGTTATTGCCCTGAGCAATGTGGTCTTTCCCGATCCGATCTCGCCTATTATACCAACGATCTCACCTTTATTCACATAAAGATTGATATCTTTCAAGATTTCAGTATAGTCATTCTCACTTTTATATCCACAGCTGAGGTTTTGAATCTGGAGTTCAGGTGAAAATTTACTTTTAGATTCACTGATCTCCATTTCCATGTTCCTCGTCTACAAGATTTACTGATTTTCCTGCTCTTTCCATTAATTTAGGTTTCCTCGACTTCATTCTCAATGCATAGTATATACAGAATACCGTATAAATAACAATAGCCACAACTGCTTCTGCTACTGGATAAACGAAAGTAACGGCGCTTTCATAAAGAACAAATATGAAAATAATCGTAGCTATGACAGGGAAAGCATAATGTGATATTCCATGAATTATAAAATCAAATGCACCCGTGTGCTTTTCCTTAAGTCTTCTGAATAAAGTTATTACGCTTGTGTTTAGGAGTACGTGTGTTATTATTAACCCCCCTAAGGCCATGGTGGTGAGGAAATCAAAAGAACTTTCCAGGGCGCTAACGACATTGCTGCTCGTTGCGCTACTGAAGATCAAAGATGAAACCGGGATGCCTGCTCCGGCCGTTACAAGAAAGGTTGCAACCACAGCAACAACGGAGGACACGATAGCAACAAACCATAGTGCATTTGATGGTGTCGTATATTTCTTATGGATTTTTGAGAAAAATGATGGAAGGATGCCATCTCTCCCCATCGCAAAATAAACCCTACCAGCATTGGCCTGCATAGCAACCGAATCCGAAAAGGCTGAGTTAAAAGCAACTAGGGTGAACATGACCCCTCCGATCACGCCAGTGTAAGCCACTGCAACAAGAACGCCAGGGATTGTCTGTTTCAAAAATCCATTGATTAATGGGACAGAGGTTCCCCAACCAACTATCTGGGCGTATGCCACTTCAGTAAGGACAAGCCCCACCATCAGAAGACCTACAGTCAGAGACCTTGTTATGGCTTTAGGATGATTGGCCTCCTCACCAAGTGGTGCAGATCCTCCATACCCAATGAAACTTGTGAGGCCGAAGACCATCCCCAATCCGATCCCCGCAAAGACACCACCGTTCGGAGCGAACAGCGAGTTGAATTGTGGCCATGCATATGGGTTAAACACGTTTATCGTGTTATCCGGCGCCTTGATGATTTCTATTGCAGATATTACGGCCAAAAATATCAATTCAAAAAATGATGCAAACTTTATGTACTTCATCTGTGGCCTGATACCGACTATAGCTATGGCGATCGGCACTATTATCACCACCAGGATGAACGGTATCCATATCCAGGCGGGCATTCCAAAATGCAGGAAATATTCTACCGCACCGGGAAGAAAAACTCCGGCAACGAAAACTGGTATTGCTGCAGTACTTACTATCTGGTACATCGGATACATCAGCCCAGCGGTGACTGCAGGAACTGGTCCGTAGGCATGTGCAATGTATCCATAATAACCGCCTGCGCTTGCATGTCTCTTTGAGAGATGGTAAAGTGTATTCACCTCGAGGAACATGGTTAAGGTAGCAACTAGGAAGGCAAGAGGAGTTAGGATCATAGCGAAAGCAGCAGATGAAACGACAAATGCAACGGAGTCGCATGCTGGTGCCATTGCGGCAATCTCTTCAGCAATTGCCCCCCATGTTCCTACCTCTCCTTTCTTGAGCCTGTACACTTTCGTTTCTCCGACATAATCATCGTCTTCTTTAACAACGTTTCTCTGTTCCATTTGGTCCAACCTTTGATTATTAATTAGTGTAATATTTATGTGATTAGTATATACCTAATATAGTGATTGTATTTAAAACTTATTTGAACATAACTAAGAAGCATGTCTCTCAACGAGGATTGATCTTAAGTTCAGAATTCGAGCATTTATAGCCAGTTCTTGAGTTCATAAGAGGCTAAAAAAAGATCATTCAATTTCCCATGGTTCTAAATTAGCAAGTCCGTAAGTAAATAAATATGATTCAGTTACAGATGTTATGGAAAAATCATTAATACTTGAAAAATGGGAACTTGAGAGTGACGAGCTTAAAGATAACTCTCTCGGGGATCCTGCAAGACGCGAAAACTACATACTCTATCCAGAAAAAAATGAAAATCTCCCGATCGTAATATTCCTTCCGGGAATGATGGGAACATCTATCGGGGCCTTGCTTAATTATGACCCATTTTCAGAGAATCTTAACGCAAGGATAAACCGGCTTTATTCCTCAGGAATATTGAAGGGAAGCATATTCGTGTTTCCTGATGTAGAATCCAGCGTCGGAGGATGTCAGTACCTGAACTCAAGCGTAGCTGGAAACTATGAAAATTACATAGTGAAAGAAATGATCCCCCAACTGAAAGAAAGATTCAAGTCCGATTCTGTTGGTGTTCTTGGGAAATCTTCGGGCGGATACGGATCAATAACTCTTGGGATGAAGCATCCAGATGTAATAAATGCGGTTATGGATCATTCTGGTGATGCCTATTTCGAGTATTGCTATCTTCCCGACTTTCCCAAGGCAAGGAAGGAAATAGAGAAATATGGAACTGCAGAGAAATGGTTCCAAAATTATTTAAAGAAGAATAACAGAAAACTTGCGGTCGATATGGACGTTCTGAACATAGTGGCCATGTCTGCTTTTTACTCCTCGCATGAGGGCGTTATTCAGCTTCCATTTGACATTTACAGCGGGGAGATCCTGGATAAAGTCTGGGATCGATGGCTGGAAAATGATCCAGTCAGGATGCTCAACAGGTACTCCGAAAGCCTTGAGAAAATGAAATTTGTTGGCATTGACGTCGGCCTTAATGACCAGTTTAATCTACTTTTGGGCTCAAGGATAATGCACAGGGAACTGGAGAAGAAAAAAATAACGCACTTCTATGAGGAATTTGAGGATACACATTTCAACATACAGTACCGGTATGATATTTCTATTCCGAAAATGGAGGCATCTTTGTTAACGGGCGAATGATAAATGCTCAAGATTATGCGATCTGCCGTATCGGACGAGGCGATCTTGAAGCGAGGGTGAGGGCCAATATCGATACTGCAAGACACGCGAATGATATTAGGAAGACGATGATCATTCCGCTTCCAGTGATTATAAAGCCTATGATATTTCCAGCTATAAAGCCACCAAGAAACTGACCTGTATGCTGGAAAGTGTTGAAGAACCCAATATTTGCACCGTATTCATCCAATCTTGAAAATCTTATGACGAGCGGAGGAAAAACAATCTCGTACATTGAATAGCCAATGAAAAATAAAAATGCACCTATTTCCAGAGGATATAAATTCCTGTATATCTCAGTAATAGGAAAAATGAGGATTGTGGATAGCAGCACAGCAGAAATAGAGATAACAGGATATTTTATCCCTTTTGACTTTTCGTATAGCCCTGCGAGTGCCACTGAGATGGCACCACCTATCAGTGCAGGAATAAATAGTGCAAGTATGAAATTCGAGTGCGTGAATATCGTCGTTAGCACAACCTGGAAATAATAAAAGAACTCGATCATTATGAATGAAACAAAGAAACCGGCAATGCCTATTGATATTGTTCTTGTATTCACGATGCTGACCCTGAACTTTTCTGCCCTTCTCATTACTGGTGCCTTCAGTGGGATCATTATGATGATGGATATCAGCCCAAGAATAACAGAGACCAGAAACACGTCTCTCAGCCCTATGTAGTATCCTATTGTTGGGCCTGCAAGAAGCCCAAGAAGAAACGCAAGGCCGACAGGTATCCCAAGTAGAGCCATAGCTGTATTCCTCTTGTTCTCTGGAACGCTTTCCTGAACAAGAGAAACTCCGGCAGATCCAACGGCTCCAGCCCCAGCTATGAATCTTCCTATTATCAGGACATAAATATCTGGATATATGAAGCAAATAAGATTTCCGACGATGTATGGGATCATAGCGATCATAATTGTAGATTTTCTTCCTATCCTGTCGGAGAGCCTGCCAAAGACAAATTGAAACAGAGCCATTGCCAGACCATAAATGCCAAAGGCGAGGGCAACAAGAAAAGGAGAATTGCTTATGGAATGTGCGTAAATTTCAAGTACAGGGAGAATCATGAATATGCCGAAGAGGCGCACAATCTCTATCAGGCCGATTGTGCCTATTACATATTTTTGCCTACCGTTGAACCCCCCTAACACGGTGCAGAATATCGCCCCATTGTATAAAAGACAATTAATCCTAAGGTATACTGGTAGGGTTAATTACTTACAATTTTTGAGCAAGAAAGCTCCGATCTTTAGAGAGAAGAGCATGCCAGCGTTCAGAATATCCTGAAAAAATCCTCCTCCAGTTTATAAAGAAACTCCTCCACAAAGTAGCTTCCAATAAGTCTCCTTATGAAGGGTCTTGGTGGTGCAAAGGTCCTTGGGCTCGGTTTCAGTTTAAGCTCTTTGCCTAATGCATCCATTGCATTCCCAAAGTCCCCTATTTCATCTATCAAGCCATTTTCTTTCGCGTCTATAGAGGAAAATATCTCCCCTGTCGCAATCTTGTCTATTTGTTCTCTAGCAAGTTTCCTGCTCGCCATGACCTCATCCCGGAATATAGAGAACATATGGTTCATGATCCTCTCATATTTCGCGTCCATCTCTTTATTGGATTGAGAGAACGGAGAAAGCATGTCCTTGTATTTCCCGACCTTCATGATCCTGACGTCAACACCAATTTTTTTCATGAGCTCCCTCACGTTGGGAACTATGCTTATCACACCTATGGATCCGACAAGGGACGTGTCAAGAGCATAGATCCTTCTTGAAGCTGAGGCAATCCAGTAAGCTCCAGATGCCCCTACACTTTGTATTGAGGCGTATGTAGGTTTTGTAGAATTTAGCTTCTTTATCTTTGAGTAAAGGATCTGGCTTGAGGTTGCATCTCCGCCACCTGAATCTATGAAAAGCACAGCTCCTTTTATCCGCCTCTTTCTTGTAACGTAATCTATTATTGGTGATAACTCTCTGACTGTTCTCTGATTTATGGTTCCTGTGATATCAATTCTTGCTATATTCATGTATAGTAAAGTTAAATTGGTGTATATTTAGTTTCACAGATTTTTTTTAATGGAAAAATCAGATGGTTTTCCACTTTACGATTTTTCCGGAGTCTTTCCTGTCTATCCTTCCAAGGTTGTAGAGGTGTACAAGATGCGAAATTGCTTCGCCAACTGCGAAAGTGGTTTCCATAACGTTCATCGATTTCATGGATCTGTTGCTGCTCCATCGCATCTCGCCAGCGACTTGGTATGAGGATTTCCATCTATCAAGGCAGATTTCCTCAACCTCCTTAAGCCTTGAATAGTGGTGGGCCTTTATCTCGTCAATCCTCTTCCCAATGGCTCTGATTTCCTCGCGGTGTCCGGGAAAAATTATCCGTGGATTCATGCCCTTAATCTTCTCCAGACTATCCATGTAATGTCCAAGCATGTCCGATTCAAAAGTGTAACTGCTTATATTTGGTGTAATTTTTGATATTATGTGATCTCCTACAAACATGGCACTGCTGTCTCTAAGAAGAATCGATATCGAACCCATGGTGTGGCCCGGATTCTCTATCACAGATACGTTACTGTCTATATTCTCCTCCTTGAGCATCCTGTCTATTTTCAAGCTGGCATAAACATCGACTCTCCTCTGATCAGAGAACATTTCGCGTTCGTGTTCCACCACAGATTTAGGGACATCATTGTCCAAAAGAAATGAAAGAATACGCTCCCAGTATCCATTCGGATCGTCTTGCATTGACTGTATAGTAAGTGCATCCCTTTTACCCATAGCTATTGGTATTCCATACTGTTTGCTTATTGCCATGGCACCACCAACATGATCTATATGGAGGTGCGTTAGCACAAGCATCTTCAGATCGTCAAGTTTTATGCCCTCCTCATTGAGCGAGGCAACAGTGCGATTAGACATTCCTGAATCAATTAATATCTCAGAATCCTCTATTTTGTAGACATTTGCCGTTTTCAATGCCCTTATCTCTATGGGCACGACAATTTTCCTTATGTTCTTCATGATTATGCCTTCTCTGAACTCAAAGTATTGAAACTTTCAGCATAAGGATGTCAAATCCGTATTTGTCTTCATGCCCGGTTGGCTTCCAAATTGAAAAAACGGTACACTACGGATCAGTTTCCTGGGTATCTACTGAGGATATGCTTATCACTCTATCATCTTCACCAACATCGATTAGTTTAACACCGGATGTAACCCTGCTTTGGATCTTCACATCTTTAACAGGAATCCTTATGCTCTTTTGTTGTTGCGTCACTATGATGATGTTCTGGGATTCTTGAACAGGGATTGCTTTTATCAGCTTGCCCGTTCTCTCGCTCTCCTTGAAAACGAGCATACCTGAGGTTCCGCGGTGATGAAGGTTAAACGCATTTATTGGTGTACGCTTCCCGATGCCATACTCAGATATGGTCAGAACATCCTGATCCTCACTGCACATGAATCCCGAGATTATGTATTGATTCTTACCGAGTCTCATTGCTCTTACACCCCTTGAACTCCTCCCTGTTGGGCGTACTTCTGAAACATCGAAAGCCGAAGCCTTTCCTGCACTGGAAATTGTGAAGACTACATTTTCTTTGCCTATGTTCTCAACGGAAGCTACCTCATCATCTTCATTCAGTGTGATAATTCTCAATCCAGAGGATCTCATGTTCAAGAGCGACTTCATGAAAGTCTTTTTCACAAATCCACCCTTGGTTATGATCATTAAGTAATCATCCTCTTTTCCCGAGGCCTTCATGACCTGCTGTACACTCTCTCCTTCGCCTAGCTTGACATAATAGGAAGCGGTAACGCTTACAGAAGTCCTTGATTTCTTGTCGATTTCATATGCCTTTATTTTCAGGACTCGACCTGAGTTGGTAAAAAGGAAGAGGTCATCATGCGAGTTGCATGGAACTATGCTCTTAACGGTATCTTCTCTTACGGTAGATGTGATTATACCCTTCCCGCCTCTTTTCTGGGCGCGGTACTCGTTGAGCGATACTCTCTTGAGAAACCCGGTTTCGCTCAAAACGATGATGTCACTTTCATTTGGAATAAGATCCTCTATGGTCCTGCCTCCCGCCGAGCGAAACATGACATTCGTCCTGCGTTCGTCTCCAAACTTTGTTTTTAGAAACTGGATCTCCTCCTTGACAACTTGCCTTTTCTTCCCTTCATCAGCGAGAAGTATGTCCAGATCCTGAATCTTCTGTCTCACAGTGGCCAGCTCATCCTGAAGTTTCGAGGATTCGAGTGACGTGAGTCTTTGAAGTTTCATGTCCAGGATAGCGTTTGCCTGTACCTGGTCAATGTCCAGGAGGGATTGAAGAGCCAATCTTGCTTCCGCAGTATCCTTTGATTTCCTTATTGCATCTATTACCTGTTCGATCCTAGAAAGGGCCGAGGAGAGGCCAAGGAGAATGTGTTCCCTTTCTCTCAGCCGATTAAGGTCGTATTTTGATCGCTTTGTTATGATATTCAGCCGATGATCTATAAAATTCTGGATCATTTCCCTCAGATTCAGCGTTTTCGGTTCATTGTTAACCAACACAAGATTGTTTATGCTTATCGAAAGCTCGAGATCGGTATGCTCATAGAGCTGGTTCAGTATCAGCGGCCTCATATCGTTGTCTCTCACCTTAACAATTATGTGCATGCCATTTCTGTCGCTCTCATCCTTTATGTCTGTAATTCCTCTAATCACCTCGTTTTTAACGAGCTCAGCGATGCCCTGAATAAAGATGGATTTGTTTACTGTATACGGCAGGGATTTAATCTCTATCATCTTTTCTTTCGAAAGGTCCACCTCGCCCTGGCAAACAACCTTACCGCGCCCAGTGAGATAAGCGTCTATGAGACTCTGTGACTGGAACAACACACCTCCACCGGGAAAATCAGGGCCCTTTACAAATCTAAGGAGTTCCTCAACAGAACAATTTTGATTGTCAAGCTGGTAATCTATTGCGTCGCATACTTCATTAAGATTATGCGGGACCATGTTAGTCGCCATCCCCACTGCTATACCAGATGCACCATTCAGGAGAAGATTCGGAACTTTAGAAGGGAAGTACTCAGGCTCGCTCAGTGTTCCATCAAAATTCAGTCTTGATGGTACCGTGTCCTTTTCGATGTCGGCAAGCATTTCCTCTGAAATTGGTGAAAGTCTCGCCTCTGTATACCTCATCGCTGCCGGGGAGTCCCCGTCTATTGATCCAAAATTCCCCTGGCCATCTACCAGCGGATACCTCAAGGAGAAATCCTGTGCCATTCTGGCAAGAGCGTCATATATTGCAGCATCTCCATGAGGGTGGTACTTACCCATGGTTTCCCCAACGATTCTTGCGCATTTTTTGTATGGCTTGTCATGCGTTAGATTGAGCTCACTCATGGAATAAAGGATTCTTCTTTGAACGGGCTTCAAACCGTCCTTAATATCTGGTATGGCACGGTTTACTATAACACTCATAGCATATTCGAGGTATGATGTTTTTATTTCTTCTTCAACAGGTTTCTTTTCCATTTTTATCAGCTCACAGATCGATATTAGTCACGTACTTTGCATTCTCTTCTATGAATTTTCTCCTCGGTTCAACCTTATCTCCCATCAAAATAGAGAAAAGTCTGTCTGCAAGGGCACCATCTTCCACAGTAACCTCAACGAGTTTTCTTGTTTCAGGATTCATGGTCGTTTCCCACAGCTGTGTTGGATTCATCTCTCCAAGACCTTTGAATCTCTGTATTATGCAATTATCCCCAAATCTGCTTGTAACCTCATCTTTTTCTGATTCGGAATAAACATAGGCAACTTTGTCTCCTTTCTGCACTCTGAAAAGTGGAGGTTGTGCAAAAAAAACGTTTCCATTCAGGATCAACTCGCGTGCATACCTGTACAAGAATGTAAGAAGCAAGGTTCTGATATGTGCCCCGTCCACATCTGCATCTGTCATTATTATTATTTTCCCATACCTGAGCTTTTTTATATCGAGGTCTTCCTTTATTCCGGAACCGATGGCCGTTATGAGGTCCTTTATGATCTGGTTTTCGAGGATCTTTAAATCCGAGGACTTCTCAACGTTAAGTATCTTTCCTCTTAGAGGGAGTATAGCCTGGAAATCCCTGTTTCTGGCCTGTTTTGCCGAACCACCTGCTGAGTCTCCCTCAACAAGGTATAACTCGGTCTTAGAGGGATCGCTGGACGAGCAGTCTGCCAGTTTTCCTGGCAAGCCTCCACCTTCGAGTGCCGTTTTTCTTCTTACAAGATCACGCGCCTTTCTGGATGCCTCCCTTGCGGCTGCTGCTGCCAAGACCCTCTTTACGATTATGTCTGCCGTTCCTGGAAACTTCTCAAAGTAATAACTTACAAAATTGTCCACAACAGACTGCACAATACCGCGTGCTTCGCTATTGCCTAATTTTGATTTTGTTTGTCCCTCAAACTGTGGTTCTAAAATCTTTAAATGCAGAACGGCAACAAGACCCTCCCTTGTGTCATCGCCTGTTATGGATTCCACGCCCTTGACCATGTCCTTTTTCTTCGCGTACTCCTGTATGGCTCTTGAAAGTCCGGCCCGGAAGCCAGTGACATGTGTTCCACCTTCTATTGTGTTGATGTTATTTACAAAACTTTCCATGGTTTCTGATACACTTGTGTTATACTGGAGTGCGAACTCAACCACGTAATCATCTGTCTGTTCAAGGTGAGCAATAGGATCTTTGTGAACGAACGTATAACCTTCTCCAAGGTACTGCACAAATTCTGATAATCCACCACCAAAGTGAAGCGTAATTGAATCATTAGTCCGTCTGTCTTCAACGAGAAACGTGAGATTTGGATTCAGGAATGCAAGTTCTCTCAGGCGTTCAAGTATGACCGAGTAAGAGAACTCGACAGTCTCAAATATCTCAGGGTCCGGCTTGAACCAGATTATTGTTCCACTTTCCGGATAGCTAATATTCACGTCCCGCAGGTCATTGTTTAATTCTTTCTCAGATAAAGGAATCGAGACGAGGGACCCGGATGGTATTCCCTGTCCGAATTTCTCATAATAGAGTTTCCCATCTTTTTTCACTATAGCTGTAAGTTCCGAAGATAACGCGTTGACGACGTGGACACCAACGCCGTGAAGTCCCCCCGTAATCCTGTAAACCTTCTTGTCGAATTTCGCGCCACTATGTAGTTCTGTGAGAACGATCTCAAGGCCAGGCCTTCCGTATTTTGGGTGCGTATCTACAGGTATGCCTCTTCCGTTATCCTCTATACTTATAGTTCCATCTTTATATATTGTTACATAAATGGAATTTGCGAACCCCGCATTTCCTTCATCAACACTGTTATCCACGACCTCGTAGACGAGGTGATGTAGACCTCTTTGATCGGTTGATCCGATGTACATTCCGGGAACTTTTCTTACTGCCTTTAACCCTTCCAAAATCTGTATCTGGGACGAATCATAATTTTCCATTTCTCTAACCATTCAAAATTACCTTAACTTATCTAATTCCTTATGCAAGATTACATAAGAATTTTCTTATTATAATCGGAAAAAAATGTTTCTTACGGGTCAATTTTGAAAGAAAGTATCAAAATGGTGAATTCATCCTTTTGGCACAAAAATGCGTTAAACGTCATGTTATCGGTTTTCTAACGTAGATATCAAATTCATCCCCGTTTTCTCTAACGTCGGTAAGTGCAAGCTTGGTACCGCGCGCGAGACTCTCAAAGATCTCCCTTGAATATGGAAATCTATCCTTCATTACTAATATTTCTGCATCCTGCCCTGGTTCCAGTGATATTGATAGACCTTTCATAACGCTTTTGAGGTAATTGAAAGGATCGCCGCCGCAAGCAACATTTCTCTGGTCTTCAACAATCATAATTTCATAATGTCTTACAGAAATAAAGAGTTTGAGAATAGCGATTTTTTTGGGTGAAAATAATGAAATTTCCTAGGAATGTGTAAAGTAGGCAATTCCTGGTGAAATCACGTTAACATACCCATATCTTTCGAGCTGGCAAAAGCCAAAAAACGTTTTTCCATGGGGTTCCATAATCCCGATGTCTTTCGTGCCGTCAGGTTTCAGAACTTCAAACTGAACGCCATTTTCTGGTGACCATTGCAATATTTTGGCGTTCTTTATTGGATCGTTCCCAACATAAACCGCGTTTTCATTCTCTCTTTTCACGTTGCAGAGATCTTTGAGCCTAACGACGGAAGATTCATCAACAGTTTTCCAATCTGATGAGGGAACATAAACATCCGCATTTTGGGGGATGGTGTATTCTCTGGTTCCAAGAGATTTGTTGGATGGATGATTTGGTATCTTTGTAGTTATTTCCTTCGTATTGCTTATATGGAGTCTGAGTGGATTTGGCACAAAAAACAATCTTGGAGTCTCGTAATCCGCGATGTTCTTATTCATGGAATTAAATATTTCAATGGAAAACTCAGCATCTATCTCTCTCATACCTGATTCTATCCAGTACCTCCTGAATGTTTCCGGTTTGAATCCGCGCTTTCTAAACGTCATGATAGTTGCGAGTTTTATGTCATCCCATCCAGAGTAAAGGCCACTTTTTATCCCCTTTTTAATGATCGACGTCTTCAAAACAAACCCTGGGAACTTTACGAGCCCATAGTGATAGTATTCAGGAATTTTCCAGGAATTATAGTTGAATATGTACAGCTGCCTGTAGGTATTGTTGAGGTGGTCTTTTCCCCTTATCACATGCGTAAGGCCCAGTAGATGATCATCGATGGCAACTGAAAAGTTCATTGTAGGGTAGAAAATGAAATCCTTTCCCACTCGTGGGTGTGCTGTCTGAACAATCCTGAAAGCTATCCAGTCCCTGATAGCAGGATTCGGGTGGTTAAGATCGGTCTTAATGACAAGGACAGCCTCTCCCTTTTTGAACTTCCCAGATAGAATTTTATCAAAGAGTTCCAGGTTTTCGCTGGCACTTGTGTTCCTGTGAGGACACGCGATAGATTTCAGAAGTTTGGCCTTGAAATCACTCTGTTCGCATGTGCAGATGTAGGCATGGTCCTCGCTCAGGAGTCTTCTGGCTTCTGCGTAATACAGGTCAAACCTGTCTGACTGTATAACGATCTTATCGAAGTTTACGCCGAGCCACTCGAGGTCTTTTGGTATCTGATCATACGCAATGGGATCGATATTTTCCGGATTTGTGTCTTCTATTCTCAATATGAGCGAGCCACCGTAACGTTTTACGTACTCATCGTTTAGTATTGCCATTCTGGAATGGCCTATGTGAAGTGGTCCGGAAGGGGATGGAGCCATTCGCATGACCACCTTTCCTTGAACATTTTCAAGATCTGGAAGGCGATGCTCCTGTACCCTCTTTTCTTTTACAAGAAATTCCGGATAGCGATCCTGAATGATCGTCTTGATCTGATCAAATGAAAGGGAATTGATCTCCTTTACTATTTCCGAGACCTTTGAAGCGACACCTTTTGTATCTTTTCTAAGTTCGGGATTTTCAGCAAGTATTTTGCCAATCACGGCTCCTATTTCCGCCGTTCCATTATGCTGGTATGCGTTTTTTAAAGCGTGTTTCCTGATCTCATTATCTAGATCCATCTTGAATCACTGTTTATCTTGTTGAGCATAATCTCCTTAAGTTCTTCGATGCCTTCTCCGGTCAAACACGATATCTGAATATCTTCCTTCTTTTCCTGCTTTATGTCACATTTGCTCTGTGCTCGAATTATTGGGATCTTAAAATTACTCTTTATTTCGTTGTAAACATTTTCCTGTTCCTGGCTGCTGTATCCAGATGAACCAGAGTGATCAAACAGAAAGATGAGTATACCCTCCAGATCCTGAAGGCATAGTATGGATTTTCTCTCCATCTCATTTCTAGATTTCATTGGCCTGTCAAGAATTCCTGGTGTATCGATGATCTGAATCCCGCGATTCCCAATATTCATGTATCCTATAAACAGGCTCTGGGTTGTAAATGGGTAAGGGGCTATTATCGGAGAGCTTCCCGTAAGTTTAGAAAGAAGGGAAGTTTTTCCAACGTTTGGTAATCCTGCTACAATGAATGTCGGATAATCCATTTTGATGTCTGGTATTTCTTTAATTTTCGTTCTACATTCTGCAAGGAATGTGAGGTCCTTGTCTAGGTCCTTGACTATGGAGGCAAACCTTCCGTAGAATTCCTTAAGATCCTTGTTAAGTTCCTGTACCGTTTTCCTTTTCTTTGAACTCTTTATCTTAAGATTCGCAAGTTCAACGATCTTATCTGATGCCCACTGAACGTGACCGAGGCTGATCTTGTATTGGTCGAGGTCAATCATCAGTCCTATCATGCCTCTGTAGAATGGATAAAGGCTGTTCAAGCTGGGGAATTTGCTAATGAGCTTCCTGAAATATGCCGTGGAAACACTTTCCACGGTTGATATCTTGTCTATGACCTCACTCTTTATTTTTTTTATAAAATCAGGGAAATAAGGCTCCGAGATTTTAGAGGACTTCAGTAATGCTTTGTCGATTATT is a window from the Thermoplasmatales archaeon genome containing:
- a CDS encoding APC family permease, whose product is MEQRNVVKEDDDYVGETKVYRLKKGEVGTWGAIAEEIAAMAPACDSVAFVVSSAAFAMILTPLAFLVATLTMFLEVNTLYHLSKRHASAGGYYGYIAHAYGPVPAVTAGLMYPMYQIVSTAAIPVFVAGVFLPGAVEYFLHFGMPAWIWIPFILVVIIVPIAIAIVGIRPQMKYIKFASFFELIFLAVISAIEIIKAPDNTINVFNPYAWPQFNSLFAPNGGVFAGIGLGMVFGLTSFIGYGGSAPLGEEANHPKAITRSLTVGLLMVGLVLTEVAYAQIVGWGTSVPLINGFLKQTIPGVLVAVAYTGVIGGVMFTLVAFNSAFSDSVAMQANAGRVYFAMGRDGILPSFFSKIHKKYTTPSNALWFVAIVSSVVAVVATFLVTAGAGIPVSSLIFSSATSSNVVSALESSFDFLTTMALGGLIITHVLLNTSVITLFRRLKEKHTGAFDFIIHGISHYAFPVIATIIFIFVLYESAVTFVYPVAEAVVAIVIYTVFCIYYALRMKSRKPKLMERAGKSVNLVDEEHGNGDQ
- a CDS encoding MFS transporter — translated: MLGGFNGRQKYVIGTIGLIEIVRLFGIFMILPVLEIYAHSISNSPFLVALAFGIYGLAMALFQFVFGRLSDRIGRKSTIMIAMIPYIVGNLICFIYPDIYVLIIGRFIAGAGAVGSAGVSLVQESVPENKRNTAMALLGIPVGLAFLLGLLAGPTIGYYIGLRDVFLVSVILGLISIIIMIPLKAPVMRRAEKFRVSIVNTRTISIGIAGFFVSFIMIEFFYYFQVVLTTIFTHSNFILALFIPALIGGAISVALAGLYEKSKGIKYPVISISAVLLSTILIFPITEIYRNLYPLEIGAFLFFIGYSMYEIVFPPLVIRFSRLDEYGANIGFFNTFQHTGQFLGGFIAGNIIGFIITGSGMIIVFLISFACLAVSILALTLASRSPRPIRQIA
- a CDS encoding ABC transporter ATP-binding protein gives rise to the protein MEISESKSKFSPELQIQNLSCGYKSENDYTEILKDINLYVNKGEIVGIIGEIGSGKTTLLRAITGELLRSSGDIFYKGESIFSMDNYLNFRKKRIYVRQDSMNILKPRYSVEFQIKKLFNGGKYDRSDVERIFNHLGLPMDIMDMLPVQLSDGTRHRVLIAMALMIKPEILLLDEPTTGLDISAIRGLLELLKELTVSTSIIMINSDIIPVFQLCDRVYVMRNGTIVEDGTWNEVIYRPHHPYVQEIISSVPSLNSKHRRYADTDNGIDGGCVYLRKCRHMKEICRSDIPYMKDGNHGYRCVRYPEWYND
- the sppA gene encoding signal peptide peptidase SppA; the encoded protein is MNIARIDITGTINQRTVRELSPIIDYVTRKRRIKGAVLFIDSGGGDATSSQILYSKIKKLNSTKPTYASIQSVGASGAYWIASASRRIYALDTSLVGSIGVISIVPNVRELMKKIGVDVRIMKVGKYKDMLSPFSQSNKEMDAKYERIMNHMFSIFRDEVMASRKLAREQIDKIATGEIFSSIDAKENGLIDEIGDFGNAMDALGKELKLKPSPRTFAPPRPFIRRLIGSYFVEEFLYKLEEDFFRIF
- a CDS encoding alpha/beta hydrolase → MEKSLILEKWELESDELKDNSLGDPARRENYILYPEKNENLPIVIFLPGMMGTSIGALLNYDPFSENLNARINRLYSSGILKGSIFVFPDVESSVGGCQYLNSSVAGNYENYIVKEMIPQLKERFKSDSVGVLGKSSGGYGSITLGMKHPDVINAVMDHSGDAYFEYCYLPDFPKARKEIEKYGTAEKWFQNYLKKNNRKLAVDMDVLNIVAMSAFYSSHEGVIQLPFDIYSGEILDKVWDRWLENDPVRMLNRYSESLEKMKFVGIDVGLNDQFNLLLGSRIMHRELEKKKITHFYEEFEDTHFNIQYRYDISIPKMEASLLTGE